A single Anopheles arabiensis isolate DONGOLA chromosome 2, AaraD3, whole genome shotgun sequence DNA region contains:
- the LOC120896552 gene encoding uncharacterized protein LOC120896552 isoform X1, giving the protein MSRLQVLLVGVLLPIATLAAPTVHLQDYYPEAATTPGYDTVPSGTQTPPLQQPRAHVVEPTWITVTMPPVSYNPAGTVPKPHVMEPYVRYVPVAPLQQPPMVGQWPMPYPSMPVLPYPYHGNQWCNQPMGSYRP; this is encoded by the exons ATGTCCCGTCTGCAAGTGCTGCTTGTCGGTGTGTTGCTACCCATCGCGACACTCGCCGCCCCAACTGTG CACCTGCAGGACTACTACCCCGAGGCAGCTACCACGCCGGGATACGACACGGTTCCATCCGGCACGCAGACACCACCGCTCCAGCAGCCCCGAGCGCACGTGGTCGAACCGACCTGGATCACGGTGACGATGCCACCGGTGAGCTACAACCCTGCCGGGACCGTTCCGAAGCCTCACGTGATGGAACCGTACGTTCGATACGTTCCCGTCGCACCGCTGCAGCAGCCACCGATGGTGGGCCAGTGGCCGATGCCCTATCCCAGCATGCCGGTCCTGCCGTACCCGTACCACGGCAATCAGTGGTGCAACCAGCCGATGGGCTCGTACCGTCCGTGA
- the LOC120896552 gene encoding classical arabinogalactan protein 9-like isoform X2 — translation MSRLQVLLVGVLLPIATLAAPTVDYYPEAATTPGYDTVPSGTQTPPLQQPRAHVVEPTWITVTMPPVSYNPAGTVPKPHVMEPYVRYVPVAPLQQPPMVGQWPMPYPSMPVLPYPYHGNQWCNQPMGSYRP, via the exons ATGTCCCGTCTGCAAGTGCTGCTTGTCGGTGTGTTGCTACCCATCGCGACACTCGCCGCCCCAACTGTG GACTACTACCCCGAGGCAGCTACCACGCCGGGATACGACACGGTTCCATCCGGCACGCAGACACCACCGCTCCAGCAGCCCCGAGCGCACGTGGTCGAACCGACCTGGATCACGGTGACGATGCCACCGGTGAGCTACAACCCTGCCGGGACCGTTCCGAAGCCTCACGTGATGGAACCGTACGTTCGATACGTTCCCGTCGCACCGCTGCAGCAGCCACCGATGGTGGGCCAGTGGCCGATGCCCTATCCCAGCATGCCGGTCCTGCCGTACCCGTACCACGGCAATCAGTGGTGCAACCAGCCGATGGGCTCGTACCGTCCGTGA
- the LOC120894265 gene encoding glycogen [starch] synthase has protein sequence MSRRYSRVESSSDLMQFLDRGHSANTENRWTFEIAWEVANKVGGIYTVIRSKAFVSTEELGDQYCLIGPYKEASARTEVEACEFPSNGPFYRAVTAMRNQGFKVHCGRWLVDGNPQIILFDIGSAAWKMDGYKQELWDSSNVGIPHLDIECNDAIILGYTVATFIDEFKRCAEVYSHENEYGPPRIVAHFHEWQAGVGLIALRTRQVDVATVFTTHATLLGRYLCAGNTDFYNNLDKFPVDEEAGKRQIYHRYCLERAATHLSHVFTTVSEITGYEAEHLLKRKPDIITPNGLNVKKFAAIHEFQNMHAMAKEKIHEFTRGHFYGHFNFNIEKTLYMFIAGRYEFSNKGADIFIEALARLNHMLKSSNSDVTVVAFLIFPAKTNNFNVESLRGHAVTKQLRDTINSIQQDIGKRMYETCLQGQLPEGAEILTKEDIVKIKRCLYALQRDGNPPVTTHNVVDDWNDPVLESIRRCHLFNTKYDRVKVVFHPEFLNSTNPLFGLDYEEFVRGCHLGVFPSYYEPWGYTPAECTVMGIPSITTNLSGFGCFMHEHVADPKSYGIYIVDRRHVAVEESVQQLSKYMFEFSKLNRRQRIIQRNRTERLSDLLDWRNLGIYYRQARVKALQRVYPDYVDESTEYLKRATDFTYPRPISAPPSPSSSRHTTPAPSLHGSDDEQDSVDSEEELQELNSHH, from the exons ATGAGCCGCCGATATTCGCGCGTCGAGTCCAGCTCGGACCTGATGCAGTTCCTGGACCGTGGCCACTCGGCAAACACGGAAAACCGATGGACGTTCGAGATAGCGTGGGAGGTGGCCAACAAAG TCGGTGGCATATACACGGTGATCCGATCGAAAGCGTTCGTGTCGACCGAGGAGCTGGGCGACCAGTACTGTCTGATCGGCCCGTACAAGGAAGCGTCCGCCCGTACCGAGGTTGAGGCGTGCGAGTTTCCCAGCAATGGGCCGTTCTACCGCGCGGTCACGGCCATGCGCAACCAGGGCTTCAAGGTGCACTGTGGCCGCTGGCTGGTCGATGGCAATCCACAGATCATACTGTTCGACATCGGGTCGGCGGCGTGGAAGATGGACGGCTACAAACAGGAGCTCTGGGACTCGTCCAACGTTGGCATTCCGCACCTGGACATTGAGTGTAACGATGCCATCATTCTCGGCTACACGGTGGCGACCTTCATCGATGAG TTCAAGCGCTGCGCTGAGGTGTACTCGCACGAGAACGAATACGGTCCGCCACGGATTGTGGCCCACTTTCACGAGTGGCAGGCGGGCGTCGGGCTGATTGCGCTCCGGACGCGCCAGGTCGATGTGGCGACCGTCTTCACCACGCACGCCACCCTGCTCGGGCGGTACCTGTGCGCGGGCAACACCGATTTCTACAACAACCTCGACAAGTTCCCGGTGGACGAGGAGGCGGGCAAGCGGCAAATCTACCACCGGTACTGCTTGGAGCGGGCGGCCACCCACCTGTCGCACGTGTTTACCACCGTGTCCGAGATTACCGGGTACGAGGCGGAGCATCTGCTGAAGCGCAAGCCGGACATTATCACCCCGAACGGGCTGAACGTGAAGAAGTTCGCGGCGATCCacgagttccagaacatgcaCGCGATGGCGAAGGAGAAGATACACGAGTTTACGCGCGGCCACTTTTACGGTCACTTTAACTTTAACATCGAGAAGACGCTGTACATGTTCATTGCCGGGCGGTACGAGTTCAGCAACAAGGGGGCGGACATCTTTATCGAGGCACTGGCCCGCCTCAACCACATGCTGAAGTCGAGCAACTCGGACGTGACGGTGGTGGCATTTTTGATCTTCCCGGCCAAGACGAACAACTTCAACGTGGAGTCGCTGCGGGGCCATGCCGTCACCAAGCAGCTGCGCGATACGATCAACAGCATCCAGCAGGACATCGGGAAGCGGATGTACGAGACGTGCCTGCAGGGCCAGCTGCCCGAGGGCGCGGAGATACTGACGAAGGAGGACATTGTGAAGATTAAGCGCTGTCTGTACGCGCTGCAGCGCGATGGCAATCCGCCCGTAACGACGCACAACGTGGTAGACGATTGGAACGATCCGGTGCTAGAGTCGATCCGCCGGTGCCATCTCTTCAACACGAAGTACGATCGCGTGAAGGTGGTGTTTCATCCGGAGTTCCTGAACTCTACCAATCCGCTGTTCGGGCTGGACTACGAGGAGTTTGTGCGCGGCTGCCATCTCGGTGTGTTCCCGTCGTACTACGAACCGTGGGGCTACACGCCGGCCGAGTGTACGGTGATGGGTATACCGAGCATCACGACGAACCTGTCCGGGTTCGGGTGCTTCATGCACGAGCACGTGGCCGATCCGAAGTCGTACGGTATCTACATCGTCGACCGGCGGCACGTTGCGGTGGAGGAGAGCGTCCAGCAGCTGTCCAAGTATATGTTCGAGTTTTCGAAGCTCAACCGCCGCCAGCGCATCATTCAGCGTAATCGAACGGAGCGGTTGAGCGATCTGCTCGACTGGAGAAATCTGGGAATT TATTACCGCCAGGCGAGGGTTAAGGCACTGCAGCGTGTGTATCCGGATTATGTGGACGAGTCTACGGAATACCTGAAGCGAGCGACAGACTTCACATATCCACGCCCGATCAGTGCCCCACCAAGTCCTAGTTCGTCCA GACATACAACGCCGGCACCGTCCCTGCACGGTTCAGACGATGAGCAGGATTCCGTCGACTCTGAGGAGGAGCTACAGGAGCTAAACTCACACCATTAG
- the LOC120894264 gene encoding zonadhesin-like, protein MELRETKSVICCLLLAGLLHAAFVASAATNSTVPAVGNVTVTNETYPVPHVRNGTVGNRTRTNRQIMYPYGGGGLLQTGGIMPIGGIMTAGVGSTINCPAGTQLQNGQCVQRVSYCGAGYNLVGNTCVGQATCQAGYTLLNGQCHLQAPCATATCGQVAVAPPVIVHQPPPTVVQPPLPPPPPPVVTCTCESGYTQVGDQCVKYETKQVDMQTEEGSQLEALTCPAGYELNYEECIQHSNQEARCTRGMRRDDVCVVPAECRYPYAIDEYGRCVRNMSAPASCPPDTRLVGGVCLYSTPQCPAGYRQEGGICVQREQVPISCEEGGSLQGGLCVVSSPECPPEYRLSGGQCVLERRTTPRCPPGTRPQNGVCVVQELNCPPGFQSRPGGVCVKKENRPATCPSGARLVGDVCESEQDVCPRDYKLEYMQCVRYSQRPATCPREMRMQAGECISSSVSCETGFTLRNGECVRELTARRTCPPGSVMRDDQCVVGEPRCETGFTLRDGVCVQHLREEPRCPAGAQYRNGKCVLRVDDCPAGATRRDGDCVRGEQVSPSCEAGFAYVRERCLAKVQCEYGYNYNAKEAMCVRMSRTTMTCPAGTVLEGERCVTRDMICMDGYTLQEGQCVMRMTTAPVCPPGTTLRGSRCQSSVAAQCRVGTVPVNGACETQETAYPSCPAGYQYSAGQCHGTTVTAVASPAVAPSPCAYGICANPCMTGACGIPCATGCAAAAQTQTQTQMTASVQAAACPAGFTMQNGVCSRRSLLAMECPPGYTMDGGQCIVYHTMTCAAGSFLQGDRCVRLQTRPAVCRDGYQQAGDRCIHTRPTCPPGYRNMEGACVTLTERPATCPPGSTKRNGFCVGTLSCPPGYYLHRGTCQREEHTAITCPPGFVYADGECIAHFSCSAGFRLEGNMCVRTEQRTVSCPMAARLVRDMCVVGIPSCEHGYDYVGDRCVKVEYRSPICPPGTRLSNGVCVLVRPPQCETGYTFSAGQCTMLDRRPINCPYEFQIVGNRCVSQRLLCPAGFELKGRECVREVRETVRCPHGSMLRDNLCIGDGPACEPDYSMVRGECVRTSYGSPECPPGTVITEGRCVRSATCAPGYQLRGGQCVKQRVVKLACARGSMMDGRCVAPGPNCPPEYELRREGCVRRETREPTCPSGATLQQNYCVIDRPQCPEGYRYAHGTCTKLVKMAAECRNGAVLRDGMCVTKVTSSKATCSAGYMLQGSSCVRTLYAQRTCTTSAPAVPYTPSVSVGSSSSIISSGSILSSAPTIIQQASYPSYVSVGSLVVPEVQSNYTTDFGSARPSDSSSFDDYFTGEQAGGGFEDFPSYSSGSTLEDTREPGLASSVAGGSFDDFPSYSSGDTYVPPGSDYEMRESGPASSVAVEAEATDASVARVKRCTVIGPRVCVRDEEEQWSCEQTHYRNIASSFCESESTTVQLTVGQHLSYNETFIVMAPPEQEEEGYGYEEEDADDEEAAMDCGDCADQSYSCVKKCYTYEECTGCSTVELSSFCETLSYRAAGSEQALSRVCEYLKIDA, encoded by the exons ATGGAATTACGTGAAACAAAG AGTGTAATATGCTGCCTGCTGCTAGCCGGGCTGCTTCACGCAGCGTTCGTCGCTAGCGCGGCCACAAACAGTACCGTTCCGGCTGTCGGGAACGTCACGGTTACGAATGAAACATACCCGGTGCCGCACGTCCGCAACGGGACGGTTGGAAATCGAACGCGAACAAACCGCCAAATCATGTACCCGTACGGTGGTGGCGGCCTGCTGCAAACCGGTGGCATAATGCCGATCGGCGGCATCATGACGGCTGGTGTCGGCTCCACCATCAACTGTCCCGCCGGCACCCAGCTACAGAATGGGCAGTGCGTGCAGCGCGTATCGTACTGCGGCGCGGGCTACAATCTGGTCGGCAACACGTGCGTCGGCCAAGCAACCTGCCAGGCCGGCTACACGCTCCTCAATGGCCAGTGCCATCTGCAGGCCCCTTGCGCTACGGCAACCTGCGGACAGGTGGCGGTTGCACCGCCTGTCATTGTCCATCAGCCACCGCCGACAGTGGTACAACCTCCgctaccgccaccaccgcccccGGTCGTGACGTGTACGTGCGAGTCCGGCTACACGCAGGTGGGCGACCAGTGCGTCAAGTACGAGACGAAACAGGTCGACATGCAGACGGAGGAAGGCAGCCAGCTGGAGGCACTGACCTGCCCGGCCGGGTACGAGCTGAACTACGAGGAGTGCATCCAGCACAGCAACCAGGAGGCACGCTGTACGCGGGGAATGCGGCGCGACGACGTGTGCGTCGTGCCGGCCGAATGCCGCTACCCGTACGCGATCGACGAGTACGGGCGGTGCGTGCGGAACATGAGTGCGCCGGCCAGCTGCCCGCCCGACACCCGGCTCGTCGGCGGCGTCTGCCTGTACAGTACGCCCCAGTGTCCGGCCGGCTACCGGCAGGAGGGCGGCATCTGCGTCCAGCGCGAACAGGTCCCGATCAGCTGCGAGGAGGGCGGCTCGCTCCAGGGCGGGCTGTGCGTCGTGTCCAGCCCGGAATGTCCGCCCGAGTACCGGCTGTCCGGGGGCCAGTGTGTGCTGGAGCGCCGCACAACGCCCCGCTGTCCGCCGGGCACGCGGCCCCAGAACGGCGTGTGCGTGGTGCAGGAGCTGAACTGTCCGCCCGGCTTCCAGAGCCGCCCCGGGGGCGTTTGCGTGAAGAAGGAGAACCGTCCGGCGACCTGCCCGTCCGGTGCCCGGCTGGTGGGGGACGTGTGCGAGTCCGAGCAGGACGTGTGCCCCCGCGACTACAAGCTCGAGTACATGCAGTGCGTCCGGTACAGCCAGCGGCCCGCCACCTGCCCGCGGGAGATGCGCATGCAGGCGGGCGAGTGCATCTCCTCGTCGGTCAGCTGCGAGACGGGCTTTACGCTGCGCAATGGTGAGTGCGTGCGGGAGCTGACCGCCCGCCGGACCTGCCCGCCGGGCAGCGTGATGCGCGACGACCAGTGTGTGGTGGGGGAGCCGCGCTGCGAGACCGGATTCACGCTGCGCGATGGCGTCTGCGTGCAGCACCTCCGGGAGGAGCCACGCTGCCCGGCCGGCGCGCAGTACCGCAACGGGAAGTGTGTGCTGCGCGTGGACGACTGTCCGGCTGGGGCAACGCGCCGCGACGGGGACTGTGTGCGGGGCGAGCAGGTGTCGCCGAGCTGCGAGGCCGGGTTTGCGTACGTGCGCGAGCGCTGCCTGGCGAAGGTGCAGTGCGAGTACGGCTACAACTACAACGCGAAGGAGGCGATGTGCGTGCGCATGTCGCGCACGACTATGACCTGCCCGGCCGGTACCGTGCTGGAGGGCGAGCGGTGCGTTACGCGCGACATGATCTGCATGGACGGGTACACGCTGCAGGAGGGACAGTGCGTGATGCGCATGACGACGGCGCCGGTCTGTCCGCCCGGCACGACGCTCAGGGGGAGCCGGTGCCAGAGCAGCGTCGCGGCCCAGTGCCGCGTCGGCACGGTGCCAGTGAACGGGGCGTGCGAGACGCAGGAGACGGCCTACCCGAGCTGCCCGGCCGGCTACCAGTACTCGGCGGGCCAGTGCCACGGCACGACCGTCACTGCCGTCGCCAGCCCGGCCGTGGCCCCGAGCCCGTGCGCGTACGGCATATGCGCCAATCCGTGCATGACGGGCGCGTGCGGCATCCCGTGCGCTACCGGCTGTGCGGCGGCGGCCCAGAcccaaacgcaaacgcaaatGACGGCCTCGGTCCAGGCGGCGGCCTGCCCGGCCGGCTTCACCATGCAGAATGGTGTCTGCTCGCGCCGGTCGCTCCTCGCGATGGAGTGTCCGCCCGGCTACACGATGGACGGCGGACAGTGCATCGTCTACCACACGATGACGTGCGCGGCGGGCAGCTTCCTGCAAGGGGACCGGTGCGTGCGGCTGCAGACCCGGCCGGCCGTGTGCCGGGACGGCTACCAGCAGGCGGGCGACCGGTGCATCCACACGCGGCCTACCTGCCCGCCCGGCTACCGCAACATGGAGGGCGCGTGCGTGACGCTGACCGAGCGGCCGGCAACCTGCCCGCCCGGCAGCACCAAGCGCAACGGGTTCTGCGTCGGCACGCTCAGCTGCCCGCCCGGGTACTACCTGCACCGTGGGACGTGCCAGCGCGAGGAGCATACGGCCATCACCTGCCCGCCCGGGTTCGTGTACGCGGACGGGGAGTGCATTGCGCACTTCAGCTGCTCGGCGGGCTTCCGCCTCGAGGGCAACATGTGCGTGCGGACGGAGCAGCGCACCGTTTCGTGCCCGATGGCGGCCCGGCTCGTGCGCGACATGTGCGTGGTGGGCATACCGAGCTGCGAGCACGGCTACGACTACGTGGGCGACCGGTGCGTGAAGGTGGAGTACCGCAGCCCGATCTGTCCGCCCGGCACGCGGCTAAGCAATGGGGTGTGCGTGCTGGTGCGGCCACCGCAGTGTGAGACGGGCTACACGTTCTCGGCCGGCCAGTGCACGATGCTGGACCGGCGGCCGATCAACTGCCCGTACGAGTTCCAGATCGTGGGCAACCGGTGCGTCTCCCAGCGGCTGCTCTGCCCGGCCGGGTTCGAGCTGAAGGggcgcgagtgtgtgcgcgaggtGCGCGAAACGGTCCGCTGCCCGCACGGCAGCATGCTGCGGGACAATCTGTGCATCGGCGATGGGCCGGCCTGCGAGCCGGACTACAGCATGGTGCGGGGCGAGTGCGTCCGCACGAGCTACGGGTCGCCCGAGTGCCCGCCCGGCACGGTCATTACCGAGGGGCGGTGCGTGCGCAGTGCTACGTGCGCGCCGGGCTACCAGCTCCGCGGCGGACAGTGCGTGAAGCAGCGCGTGGTGAAGCTGGCGTGCGCGAGAGGTTCGATGATGGATGGGCGGTGCGTGGCGCCCGGACCGAACTGTCCGCCCGAGTACGAGCTGCGCCGGGAGGGCTGTGTGCGGCGCGAAACGCGGGAACCGACCTGTCCGTCCGGTGCGACCCTGCAGCAGAACTACTGCGTCATCGATCGGCCCCAGTGCCCGGAGGGGTACCGGTACGCGCACGGCACCTGCACGAAGCTGGTCAAGATGGCGGCCGAGTGTCGCAATGGCGCTGTGCTGCGGGACGGTATGTGCGTGACGAAGGTGACCAGCTCGAAGGCGACCTGTTCGGCGGGCTACATGCTGCAGGGTTCGTCGTGCGTGCGAACGCTCTATGCGCAGCGCACCTGCACGACCTCGGCGCCGGCCGTACCGTACACGCCGAGCGTCagcgtcggcagcagcagcagcatcatcagcagcggtAGCATCCTGTCCAGCGCACCGACCATCATCCAGCAAGCGTCCTACCCGTCGTACGTCTCGGTCGGTTCCCTGGTGGTCCCGGAAGTGCAGAGCAACTACACTACCGACTTTGGGTCGGCACGGCCCAgtgacagcagcagcttcgATGACTACTTCACCGGGGAGCAGGCTGGAGGCGGCTTCGAGGACTTCCCGAGCTACTCGAGCGGCAGTACACTGGAGGACACGAGGGAGCCCGGCCTGGCGTCGAGCGTCGCTGGAGGAAGCTTCGATGACTTCCCGAGCTACTCGAGTGGGGACACGTACGTGCCGCCGGGCTCGGACTACGAGATGAGGGAGTCCGGGCCGGCGTCGAGCGTCGCGGTCGAGGCCGAAGCGACCGATGCGAGCGTGGCGCGTGTGAAGCGCTGCACCGTGATTGGGCCGCGGGTTTGCGTGCGGGACGAGGAGGAACAGTGGTCGTGCGAGCAGACGCACTATCGCAACATTGCGTCCAGCTTCTGTGAAAGCGAAAGCACGACGGTGCAGCTGACCGTGGGACAGCATTTGTCGTACAACGAGACGTTCATCGTGATGGCACCGCCGGAACAGGAGGAGGAAGGATACGGctacgaggaggaggacgcgGATGATGAAGAAG CTGCCATGGATTGTGGTGATTGTGCCGATCAGAGCTACAGCTGTGTGAAGAAGTGCTACACGTATGAGGAGTGCACCGGTTGCAGCACGGTCGAGCTGAGTAGCTTCTGCGAAACCCTATCGTACAGAGCGGCTGGTAGCGAACAAGCACTGTCGCGGGTGTGTGAATACTTAAAAATTGATGCttga
- the LOC120894860 gene encoding endochitinase A-like — protein MRSCKYVCFCAIVLGWLLSFITAQSEPFNVTEPMNVGNESVGHEKETNSSMSLYELPVPYHNSIDLGIDLNVTQELNSSSSTNSFGHVNTTTTTTTFPEFSAFNDTPRLRIKPGPDPSIPADYYSFNELDYPKPSPPTDDYYEQLIAAAKNSTASNPRIPPITDHIAPVNFSLMQGAQPFAYSPVNHNFPVIPLSNRSPASSVRTEEGNSTNTSINRPYSTLSGVANGIQPRMRSPPLMAVPNTESTTTVSTKRTTTKPKATKKSSSSTEKRTLTTRRGRLTTATRSTTTASGTKRFRAAVQRRPIGTASRVRSSSTTAKKGFRSKVVTPSRKQFRQLRRTRTTRRRRPTKQRRFRNMARTKPTIRQRPIARPRFRSAKQRPRVVQPGLFEYDFIYF, from the exons ATGCGTTCGTGTAAATACGTATGTTTTTGTGCAATAGTGCTTGGATGGCTGCTGTCATTCATAACC GCCCAatctgaaccgttcaatgttaCGGAGCCTATGAACGTTGGAAATGAATCAGTTGGTCATGAAAAGGAGACCAACAGTAGCATGTCTCTTTACGAACTACCGGTACCGTACCATAATTCAATCGATCTGGGAATTGACTTAAACGTCACGCAGGAGCTAAATTCCAGCTCATCTACGAATAGCTTTGGGCATGTcaacactactactactactactacttttCCCGAGTTTAGTGCGTTTAATGACACACCCAGATTGCGCATCAAACCGGGCCCAGACCCTTCTATCCCCGCTGACTATTACTCATTCAATGAGCTTGACTATCCAAAGCCCTCTCCTCCCACCGATGACTATTATGAGCAGCTGATAGCTGCAGCAAAAAACAGCACTG CATCCAACCCACGCATTCCACCCATTACGGATCACATCGCTCCCGTCAATTTTTCGTTAATGCAAGGAGCACAGCCTTTTGCATACAGTCCAGTAAACCACAACTTCCCCGTAATACCACTGTCCAATCGATCTCCTGCGAGTAGTGTTCGAACAGAAGAGGGAAATTCAACAAACACAAGCATAAATCGACCCTACTCAACGTTATCGGGTGTGGCCAACGGCATACAGCCTAGAATGCGCAGTCCACCACTCATGGCCGTACCAAACACGGAGAGCACTACAACAGTGTCTACAAAGCGAACGACCACGAAACCGAAAGCTACCAAGAAGTCGTCAAGCTCCACTGAGAAAAGAACGTTGACTACACGGCGTGGAAGGCTGACAACGGCCACtagaagcaccaccaccgcgagcGGTACGAAGCGGTTCCGGGCGGCAGTACAGCGGCGTCCAATTGGGACGGCGTCTCGCGTTCGCAGCAGTTCAACTACAGCGAAGAAAGGCTTCCGTTCGAAGGTAGTAACGCCGAGCCGTAAGCAGTTCCGGCAGTTGCGCCGCACACGGACGACTCGTCGGCGGCGACCAACGAAGCAGCGTCGGTTCCGTAACATGGCCCGTACCAAACCGACAATCAGGCAGCGGCCCATCGCTAGGCCACGGTTTCGTAGTGCCAAGCAAAGGCCACGAGTTGTTCAGCCTGGGTTGTTTGAGTATGATTTTATCTACTTCTAA
- the LOC120896953 gene encoding monocarboxylate transporter 7, with translation MAAGEVHTGRYRRVPPEGGWGLLVGVGMAMMFVVTLGSLPSFGLMFGDFLTDLGEETSAIALITSCFFSALSFAGLFTNTLMKKTSCRTVGLIGAVSYIIGSMMTIFVRSTNELLISFAVFQGAGFGLMIPVSYTTFNAYFVEKRVVMMSVAQTLIGLGTMFYPIFIQRSMDAFGFRGCMAVLAAINSHTLLAMLVMHPVQWHMRRVPLEYDPVPTSAPVAVAVADEKSPKTEDDFQELPAGQGLSQRNAKLRASRRASSIPGLGNWSGPVVVSDSTERDTKPATKWQILVDFLDLTLLKDPIYVNIVLGISFALYSDLAFFTLQPMYLFMLAFSKTDVSLIIAIGAGADLISRIFLAISSTCLNIKARYVYLAGALFTIVARFAFLCVFDFYGMAIVTAIMGFLRTWIHVPLPLVFSEYLPQERFPSGYGLFMFLQGNITFAIGPIVGYIRDVTGSYNVSFHVLTLVMALCVIPWFFEICYIRLKRKARTPELGHVTIPMIQETKA, from the exons ATGGCCGCTGGTGAAGTGCATACTGGGCGGTACCGGCGGGTACCGCCCGAGGGTGGCTGGGGCCTGCTGGTCGGTGTCGGCATGGCCATGATGTTCGTGGTGACGCTCGGTTCGCTGCCCTCGTTTGGGCTGATGTTTGGCGACTTCCTGACGGACCTGGGCGAGGAAACGAGCGCGATTGCGCTCATCACGAGCTGCTTCTTCAGTGCGCTCAGCTTCGCCGGTCTGTTCACGAACACGCTGATGAAGAAAACGTCCTGCCGGACGGTCGGGCTGATCGGTGCGGTGTCCTACATCATTGGCAGCATGATGACGATCTTTGTGCGCAGCACCAACGAGCTGCTGATTTCGTTCGCCGTCTTTCAAG GCGCCGGGTTCGGGCTGATGATTCCGGTGTCGTACACGACGTTCAACGCGTACTTCGTGGAGAAGcgggtggtgatgatgagcGTCGCCCAGACCCTCATCGGGCTCGGCACGATGTTCTATCCCATCTTCATCCAGCGCTCGATGGACGCGTTCGGCTTCCGGGGCTGCATGGCGGTACTGGCGGCAATCAACAGCCACACCCTGCTGGCGATGCTCGTGATGCACCCGGTCCAGTGGCATATGCGGCGGGTGCCCCTGGAGTACGATCCCGTTCCCACCAGCGCACccgtggcggtggcggtggcggacGAAAAGTCGCCCAAGACGGAGGACGACTTCCAGGAGCTGCCGGCCGGCCAGGGCCTGAGCCAGCGGAACGCCAAACTGCGCGCCTCCCGGCGGGCGTCATCAATACCCGGGCTGGGCAACTGGTCCGGCCCGGTGGTCGTTAGTGACAGCACGGAACGTGACACCAAGCCGGCGACCAAGTGGCAAATTCTGGTCGACTTCCTTGACCTGACGCTGCTGAAGGATCCAATTTACGTCAACATCGTACTCGGCATCTCGTTCGCTCTCTACTCCGATCTGGCCTTCTTCACCTTGCAGCCGATGTACCTCTTCATGCTGGCATTTAGCAAG ACGGACGTTTCGCTAATCATCGCCATCGGTGCCGGAGCGGATCTAATATCGCGCATCTTCCTGGCCATTTCGAGCACATGTCTGAACATTAAGGCCCGCTACGTCTATCTGGCCGGGGCGCTCTTTACCATTGTGGCACGTTTcg CATTTTTGTGCGTGTTCGATTTCTACGGCATGGCCATCGTAACGGCCATTATGGGCTTTCTACGGACCTGGATCCACGTGCCGCTTCCGCTGGTGTTTTCCGAGTATCTGCCCCAAGAAAG GTTTCCTTCCGGCTacggtttgtttatgtttctgCAGGGAAACATTACGTTTGCGATCGGCCCGATAGTGGGCTACATCCGTGACGTCACCGGAAGCTACAACGTGTCGTTCCACGTACTAACGCTCGTGATGGCACTGTGCGTGATACCGTGGTTCTTCGAAATCTGCTACATTCGGCTGAAGCGCAAGGCACGCACACCGGAGCTCGGCCACGTGACGATACCGATGATACAGGAAACGAAGGCGTAG